A window of the Hordeum vulgare subsp. vulgare chromosome 5H, MorexV3_pseudomolecules_assembly, whole genome shotgun sequence genome harbors these coding sequences:
- the LOC123397747 gene encoding riboflavin synthase, translating to MAPPPTAAAAVASFRCHPHILRRALLPASSPLLPFASRVATSTPLRVQPLRFSLSPVPKSISSSSTSHIPVRSLFTGIVEEVGRVRRIGPPPTPPGGGGDAAPGVDLEVETKNLLDGTQLGDSIAVDGTCLTVAAIDTAASTLTFGVAPETLRCTSLGERAAGDDVNLERALTPASRMGGHFVQGHVDGTGEIAAFRPEGDSIWVTVRAPPEILSLLVPKGFVAVDGTSLTVVNVNEEAGWFDFMLVRYTQDNVVLPRKKVGDKVNLEADILGKYVVKLLAGRLEATSKAKAAS from the coding sequence ATGGCGCCGCCGCCCACCGCCGCCGCGGCCGTGGCATCCTTCCGTTGCCACCCGCACATCCTCCGCAGGGCCCTCCTACCCGCTTCGTCCCCGCTGCTCCCCTTCGCCTCCCGGGTGGCCACCTCCACGCCGCTCCGCGTCCAGCCGCTGCGCTTCTCGCTCTCCCCCGTCCCCAagagcatctcctcctcctcgacctcCCACATCCCCGTCCGCTCCCTCTTCACCGGGATAGTCGAGGAGGTCGGCCGCGTACGCCGCATCGGCCCGCCGCCCACGCCCCCTGGGGGCGGGGGAGACGCGGCTCCCGGTGTTGACCTCGAGGTCGAGACAAAGAACCTcctcgacggcacgcagctgggggACAGCATCGCCGTCGACGGGACGTGCCTCACCGTGGCGGCCATCGACACCGCTGCCTCCACCCTCACCTTCGGCGTCGCGCCGGAGACCCTCCGGTGCACGTCACTCGGCGAACGCGCCGCGGGCGACGACGTCAACCTCGAGCGCGCGCTCACGCCGGCGTCTCGCATGGGCGGGCACTTCGTCCAGGGCCACGTCGACGGCACCGGCGAGATCGCCGCGTTCCGGCCCGAGGGCGATTCAATCTGGGTCACCGTGCGTGCGCCGCCAGAGATCCTGAGCTTGCTCGTGCCCAAGGGGTTCGTCGCCGTGGACGGAACCAGCCTCACCGTTGTCAATGTGAACGAGGAGGCCGGGTGGTTCGACTTCATGCTTGTGCGCTACACGCAGGACAATGTTGTGCTGCCCAGGAAGAAGGTTGGGGATAAGGTGAACCTTGAGGCTGACATACTGGGGAAGTATGTAGTGAAGCTGCTTGCAGGGAGATTGGAGGCAACATCAAAGGCAAAGGCAGCTTCTTGA